In Lewinellaceae bacterium, a single window of DNA contains:
- a CDS encoding sigma-70 family RNA polymerase sigma factor, which yields MHKNLDVVERARRGDQAAFRQMVEEHEGLVRSTVAGMLGDTAEADDVAQEVFIRFYKALENFRGDAQVGTYLSRIAINLSINELKRRQRRNRWFSVIRKEDGASGVEDGSMNPGRQDMRDTLHKALQVLEPDFRSVVVLRLIDGYSVKETAEILGLPQGTVASRLARGQQKLREILEKWL from the coding sequence ATGCATAAAAACCTAGATGTAGTAGAACGCGCCCGGCGCGGCGACCAGGCCGCCTTTCGCCAGATGGTGGAAGAGCACGAGGGGTTGGTCCGTTCTACCGTGGCGGGCATGCTGGGCGACACGGCGGAGGCCGACGACGTAGCGCAGGAGGTGTTCATCCGCTTTTACAAAGCGCTGGAAAATTTCCGGGGAGACGCACAAGTGGGAACTTATCTCAGCCGCATCGCCATCAACCTGTCGATCAACGAGCTAAAGCGCCGGCAGCGCCGGAACCGGTGGTTTTCCGTCATTCGAAAAGAAGACGGCGCTTCGGGCGTAGAAGACGGCAGCATGAACCCCGGCCGGCAGGATATGCGGGACACGCTGCACAAAGCCCTGCAGGTGCTGGAACCCGACTTCCGGTCGGTGGTAGTGCTGCGCCTCATCGACGGTTATTCCGTAAAGGAAACGGCAGAGATACTGGGGTTGCCCCAGGGGACCGTGGCTTCCCGCCTGGCCCGCGGCCAGCAAAAGCTGCGCGAAATTTTGGAAAAATGGCTATAG
- a CDS encoding 2-oxoacid:acceptor oxidoreductase subunit alpha yields MEHIRAINDIVVRFANVNGTGSASANNMFAKAIFRMGIPVTPKNIFPSNIQGLPTWYEVRISEKGYLGRRDGIDLMVCVNPQSMARDVESVKPGGYFVYDNTKKLHPEFIREDIHYIGIPMTALTMKHYSDPRQRQLFKNVIYVGALSALLDIEMDVLKGIVEGQFQRKQKLIAPNFKALELGESYVHENFQYPLDIRLERRDKVGDQILIDGNTACALGAIYGGATVAAWYPITPSTSIVGAFEKYANKLRAEPESGRRRYAIVQAEDELAAMGMVIGATWNGARAFTTTSGPGVSLMSEFLGLAYFAEIPVVLVNVQRGGPSTGMPTRTQQPDLISSAYASHGDTRHVLLFPSSPKECFDFTAQAFDLADRLQTPVILMSDLDLGMNDHVSPPLEWDDNRKYDLGKVLSAEDLENLEQFGRYLDVDGDGIPYRTIPGTHPTKGSFFTRGTSKDEYARYTENGAAYVRNMDRLLKKWETAKKYVPAPDLYQEKNSHSHGVIFFGTTTYAALEAMDLLREKGIHLDAMRLRAFPFSDTVRRFIEEHEQVFVVEQNRDAQLRSMLINELDLYPKQLISILNYDGQPISADTIEQQIIEKYPKEKKQDDIHKAQVPAS; encoded by the coding sequence ATGGAACATATCCGAGCCATCAACGATATAGTCGTTCGGTTCGCCAACGTAAACGGCACCGGTTCGGCCAGCGCCAACAACATGTTTGCAAAAGCCATCTTCCGGATGGGCATACCGGTAACGCCGAAGAATATCTTTCCCTCCAACATACAGGGGCTGCCCACCTGGTACGAAGTGCGGATCAGCGAGAAGGGCTACCTCGGCCGCCGCGACGGCATCGACCTCATGGTCTGCGTCAACCCGCAGAGCATGGCGCGGGACGTGGAAAGCGTGAAGCCGGGAGGATACTTTGTTTACGACAATACCAAGAAGCTCCACCCGGAATTCATCCGGGAGGACATCCACTACATCGGCATTCCGATGACCGCTCTGACCATGAAGCACTACAGCGACCCGCGCCAGCGGCAGCTGTTCAAAAACGTGATCTACGTAGGGGCGCTGTCGGCTTTGCTGGATATCGAGATGGACGTATTAAAGGGTATTGTCGAGGGCCAGTTTCAGCGAAAGCAGAAGCTCATCGCGCCCAACTTCAAGGCGCTGGAGCTGGGGGAAAGTTATGTACATGAAAATTTCCAGTACCCGCTGGATATCCGCCTGGAACGGCGGGATAAAGTGGGCGACCAAATCCTGATCGACGGCAACACGGCCTGCGCGCTGGGCGCTATCTACGGGGGCGCCACCGTCGCGGCCTGGTATCCCATTACCCCTTCTACTTCTATTGTAGGAGCATTTGAGAAATACGCCAACAAGCTGCGCGCCGAGCCGGAAAGCGGCAGGCGGCGGTACGCCATCGTTCAGGCCGAAGACGAACTGGCGGCCATGGGCATGGTCATTGGAGCCACCTGGAATGGCGCCCGCGCCTTCACCACTACCAGCGGCCCGGGCGTTTCGCTGATGAGCGAATTCCTGGGGCTGGCCTACTTCGCCGAAATTCCGGTGGTGCTGGTCAATGTGCAGCGGGGCGGGCCGTCTACCGGCATGCCGACCCGGACCCAGCAGCCGGACCTCATCTCCTCGGCCTATGCGTCGCACGGAGACACCAGGCATGTGCTGCTGTTTCCCAGCTCGCCCAAGGAGTGCTTCGACTTTACCGCTCAGGCCTTCGACCTGGCCGACCGCCTGCAGACGCCGGTCATCCTGATGTCGGACCTCGACCTGGGCATGAACGACCACGTATCTCCTCCTCTGGAATGGGACGACAACCGCAAATACGACCTCGGCAAGGTGCTCAGCGCCGAAGACCTGGAAAACCTGGAGCAGTTTGGCCGCTACCTGGATGTAGACGGCGACGGCATCCCCTACCGGACCATTCCCGGCACTCATCCGACTAAGGGATCTTTTTTCACCCGGGGCACCTCCAAAGATGAATATGCCCGCTACACCGAGAATGGGGCTGCCTATGTGCGCAATATGGACCGCCTGCTGAAGAAGTGGGAAACCGCCAAAAAGTACGTGCCTGCCCCGGACTTGTACCAGGAGAAGAACAGCCATTCTCACGGAGTTATCTTTTTCGGCACCACGACCTACGCCGCTCTGGAAGCGATGGACCTGCTCCGGGAGAAGGGCATCCACCTCGACGCTATGCGCCTGCGCGCCTTTCCCTTCAGCGATACCGTGCGCCGGTTTATCGAGGAGCACGAGCAGGTCTTTGTGGTGGAACAGAACCGCGACGCGCAACTGCGCAGCATGCTGATCAATGAGTTGGACCTTTACCCCAAACAACTCATTTCCATATTGAACTACGACGGCCAGCCCATCTCTGCCGATACGATCGAACAGCAAATTATTGAGAAGTATCCAAAAGAAAAGAAACAAGATGACATACATAAAGCCCAAGTTCCGGCATCCTGA
- a CDS encoding transposase, with the protein MNHQRPTADTKVIEEYLGRYICRIGITNKRLHYDSNGKNVRIEYNDYSNQEPGKAAPKKYRDLPPLVAMHLFLQHQTSA; encoded by the coding sequence GTGAACCACCAGCGGCCCACCGCTGATACAAAGGTAATCGAGGAGTACCTCGGCCGCTATATTTGCCGGATAGGAATCACCAACAAGCGCCTGCATTATGACAGTAACGGCAAAAACGTGCGCATCGAGTACAATGATTACTCCAACCAGGAGCCGGGCAAAGCAGCGCCCAAAAAATACCGGGATTTACCGCCTTTAGTGGCGATGCACCTGTTCCTACAGCACCAGACGTCGGCGTGA
- a CDS encoding FAD-dependent oxidoreductase has protein sequence MKPTNIQDPEYFHKVVDCQYACPAHTPVPEYIRLIAAERYTEAYMVNWESNVFPGILGRTCDRPCEPACRRGRIEEEPVAICRLKRVAADNKDEVRHLMPAIPEKKNGKKIALIGGGPASLTVARDLAPLGYEIHLYDEWNKGGGMMRTQIPAFRLPESVLDEEVDYILDMGIHTHFNTYVESMKAILEKDYDAIFVGTGAPQGRDLNLPGREEAGNSIHIGINWLASVAFGHITRIGRKVIILGGGNTAMDCCRTSRRLGGDEVKVVVRSPFKDMKASPWEIEDAQREDIPILNNMPPKKFVVENGKLKGVVFGKVAAIYDENGKRSLLPTGEPDVFIEADDVIIAIGQDNAFPWVERDLGIKFGKWDLPVVDKTTFQSTLDRVFFGGDAAFGPENVITAVAHGHQAAVSIDLFCRGESVYNRPSPYTNLVSQKMGIHEWSYDSPVVVDQRYLVPHAEKKVALSNRKVEVELGFDQPTGFKEAQRCLNCDVQTVFNTSRCIECDACMDVCPTSCITFTANGEEDDLRARLLAPANNATQDLYVSENLPTGRVMVKDEDVCLHCGLCAERCPTAAWDMQKYLYQVTKATPIWNISEPSTI, from the coding sequence TTGAAACCGACGAACATTCAAGACCCGGAGTATTTCCACAAGGTGGTCGACTGCCAGTACGCCTGCCCGGCCCATACGCCGGTGCCGGAGTACATCCGGCTGATCGCCGCCGAGCGGTATACTGAGGCCTACATGGTCAACTGGGAATCCAACGTATTCCCGGGCATCCTGGGGCGCACCTGCGACCGGCCTTGCGAGCCGGCCTGCCGCCGTGGAAGGATAGAAGAAGAACCCGTGGCCATCTGCCGCCTCAAACGGGTGGCAGCCGACAACAAGGACGAAGTCAGGCACCTGATGCCCGCCATTCCCGAAAAGAAGAACGGCAAAAAGATCGCCCTCATCGGCGGCGGGCCGGCTTCCCTGACGGTGGCCCGCGACCTGGCGCCGCTGGGCTACGAAATCCACCTGTACGACGAGTGGAACAAAGGGGGCGGCATGATGCGCACCCAGATTCCCGCTTTCCGCCTGCCGGAATCGGTGCTGGACGAAGAGGTCGACTACATCCTCGACATGGGCATCCACACCCATTTCAATACCTATGTGGAGAGCATGAAGGCGATCCTGGAGAAGGACTACGACGCCATCTTCGTAGGCACCGGCGCCCCACAGGGCCGCGACCTCAACCTGCCCGGCCGCGAGGAAGCCGGCAACAGCATCCACATCGGCATCAACTGGCTGGCCAGCGTGGCTTTCGGGCATATCACCAGGATCGGCAGGAAAGTCATCATACTGGGCGGCGGCAATACCGCCATGGACTGCTGCCGCACTTCCCGCCGCCTGGGAGGCGACGAGGTCAAGGTGGTCGTCCGCAGCCCCTTCAAGGATATGAAAGCCTCGCCCTGGGAGATCGAAGACGCTCAGCGGGAGGATATTCCCATATTGAATAATATGCCGCCTAAGAAATTTGTCGTGGAGAACGGCAAGCTCAAAGGGGTGGTTTTTGGAAAAGTGGCCGCCATTTACGATGAAAACGGCAAGCGCAGCCTCCTCCCTACCGGCGAGCCCGACGTCTTCATCGAAGCCGATGACGTGATCATCGCCATCGGGCAGGACAACGCCTTCCCCTGGGTCGAGCGCGACCTGGGCATCAAGTTCGGCAAGTGGGACCTGCCGGTGGTCGACAAGACCACCTTCCAGTCTACCCTCGACCGGGTCTTCTTCGGAGGCGACGCCGCCTTCGGGCCCGAGAATGTGATCACGGCAGTGGCCCACGGGCATCAGGCCGCTGTTTCAATCGACTTGTTCTGCCGGGGCGAATCGGTTTACAACCGCCCGTCGCCCTACACCAACCTGGTCAGCCAGAAAATGGGCATCCACGAGTGGAGCTACGACAGCCCGGTGGTGGTGGACCAGCGCTACCTCGTGCCACACGCCGAAAAGAAAGTGGCCCTGTCGAACCGCAAAGTGGAAGTCGAACTGGGTTTCGACCAGCCGACCGGCTTCAAGGAAGCCCAGCGCTGCCTCAACTGCGATGTGCAAACCGTTTTCAACACCAGCCGCTGCATCGAATGCGACGCCTGCATGGATGTCTGCCCGACTTCCTGCATCACGTTCACTGCCAATGGTGAGGAGGACGACCTGCGCGCCCGGCTTTTGGCCCCGGCCAATAATGCCACGCAGGATCTCTACGTGTCCGAAAACCTGCCCACCGGCCGGGTGATGGTCAAGGACGAGGACGTCTGCCTGCACTGCGGGCTGTGCGCCGAGCGCTGCCCCACGGCAGCCTGGGACATGCAGAAATATTTGTACCAAGTGACAAAAGCTACGCCAATATGGAACATATCCGAGCCATCAACGATATAG
- a CDS encoding VIT family protein translates to MTEKTEKLDNYLDNHYIHRSNWLRAAVLGANDGILSTASLAIGIAAASDIREPIVLATLAGLVAGALSMAAGEYVSVSSQTDVENADIEREKQELHETPELELQRLAEIYQKRGLKKETALTVAKELTDKDALGAHVRDELGINEISQAHPIQAAFASGAAFTVGGILPLIVTIFLPIKNMEYSLYGFALFFLIILGALAAKTGGSSISKAIIRITFWGTIAMGLTALVGYLFNVNVG, encoded by the coding sequence ATGACAGAGAAAACAGAGAAATTAGACAATTATTTAGACAATCATTACATACACCGAAGTAATTGGCTGAGAGCAGCAGTTCTTGGGGCAAATGACGGAATTTTATCAACAGCGAGTCTTGCAATTGGAATTGCAGCAGCGAGTGATATTAGAGAACCAATTGTGTTAGCAACTTTAGCAGGATTAGTGGCTGGTGCTTTATCTATGGCTGCTGGAGAGTATGTTTCAGTAAGTTCTCAAACTGATGTCGAAAATGCAGACATTGAACGTGAAAAACAAGAATTGCATGAAACTCCTGAACTTGAATTACAAAGACTGGCGGAAATTTATCAAAAAAGAGGATTAAAAAAAGAAACAGCATTAACTGTTGCAAAAGAATTAACAGATAAAGATGCATTAGGTGCTCATGTAAGAGACGAACTGGGCATTAATGAAATAAGCCAGGCGCATCCCATACAAGCAGCTTTTGCCTCTGGTGCGGCATTTACAGTAGGAGGCATACTTCCCCTTATAGTAACTATCTTTTTACCTATAAAAAATATGGAGTATTCTCTTTATGGATTTGCTCTATTCTTCCTAATCATTTTAGGTGCATTAGCTGCTAAAACAGGTGGTTCAAGTATAAGCAAGGCAATTATTAGAATTACATTTTGGGGAACTATTGCAATGGGATTAACTGCACTCGTTGGATATCTATTTAATGTCAATGTTGGATAA
- a CDS encoding 2-oxoacid:ferredoxin oxidoreductase subunit beta, with protein sequence MTYIKPKFRHPELPKNKIGYAKSDYEGAISTLCAGCGHDSISAAIVHACYELSIEPHRLAKLSGIGCSSKTPTYFLSNSHGFNAVHGRMPSIATGANMANRGLIYLGVSGDGDSASIGMGQFVHAIRRNVNMVYIVMNNGCYGLTKGQNSATADIGSLSKGGAENHYPAIDLVGLALELGATFVGRSFSGDKTQLVPLIKAAMSHPGFALLDVVSPCVTFNNKPESTKSYDYVRAHLEATATIDFVPEKEEITVNYPEGKAAHVKLHDGSVIHLQKLAPNWNPTDRHSAVNRLLESKMKNEVLTGLLYIDPNSQEMHELENTVEQPLNTLREEELCPGSGALEKINASFR encoded by the coding sequence ATGACATACATAAAGCCCAAGTTCCGGCATCCTGAGTTGCCGAAAAACAAGATCGGCTACGCCAAATCCGATTATGAAGGCGCCATTTCCACCCTGTGCGCCGGCTGCGGCCACGACTCGATCAGCGCCGCCATTGTGCATGCCTGTTACGAGCTTTCCATCGAACCGCACCGCCTGGCCAAGCTGTCGGGCATCGGATGTTCGTCCAAGACGCCTACCTATTTTCTGAGCAATTCCCACGGCTTCAACGCTGTCCATGGCCGAATGCCTTCCATCGCTACCGGCGCCAATATGGCCAACCGGGGCTTGATCTACCTGGGGGTTTCCGGCGACGGCGATTCCGCTTCGATCGGCATGGGCCAATTCGTGCACGCCATCCGGCGCAATGTAAACATGGTGTACATTGTAATGAACAACGGCTGTTACGGCCTGACCAAGGGGCAGAATTCCGCCACCGCCGATATCGGCTCCCTCAGCAAAGGGGGGGCGGAAAACCACTATCCGGCCATCGATCTGGTCGGCCTGGCCCTCGAGCTGGGCGCGACCTTTGTCGGGCGCAGCTTTTCCGGAGACAAAACCCAACTGGTGCCCCTGATCAAGGCAGCCATGTCGCACCCCGGCTTCGCCCTGCTGGATGTAGTGTCGCCCTGCGTGACCTTCAACAACAAACCGGAATCGACCAAATCGTACGATTACGTCCGGGCGCACCTGGAAGCGACCGCTACGATCGACTTTGTCCCGGAAAAAGAAGAGATCACGGTCAATTACCCGGAAGGAAAAGCCGCACACGTGAAGCTGCACGACGGCTCGGTGATCCATCTCCAGAAACTGGCCCCCAACTGGAACCCCACCGACCGCCATTCCGCCGTCAACCGGCTGCTGGAATCAAAAATGAAGAATGAGGTGCTCACCGGCCTGCTCTACATCGACCCCAACAGCCAGGAAATGCACGAGCTGGAAAATACGGTGGAGCAACCGCTGAATACGTTGAGGGAGGAAGAACTGTGCCCCGGATCCGGAGCCCTGGAAAAGATCAATGCTTCTTTCCGGTAG
- a CDS encoding PIN domain-containing protein: MNYLIDTNILVIYVRDTDLTRRLEENLRLLTGRNNLVISVVSIGEIKSIAKQNKWGEKRVRRLIEILNQFLIADINVEDIIESYSEIDTYSQGKLEGKAASFTSRNMGKNDLWIAATASTLNLELITTDKDFDHLNEEYFQLKRIDLSEYSNEKD; encoded by the coding sequence ATGAACTACTTGATCGATACAAATATCCTTGTTATCTATGTGAGAGATACGGATTTGACAAGAAGGCTTGAAGAAAATTTAAGATTACTGACAGGAAGAAACAATTTGGTGATATCAGTCGTGTCAATCGGAGAGATAAAATCTATAGCCAAGCAAAACAAATGGGGAGAAAAGAGAGTGAGAAGGCTGATAGAGATATTGAACCAATTTCTGATTGCAGATATAAATGTAGAAGATATTATTGAATCCTACTCAGAAATCGATACATATAGCCAAGGCAAATTAGAAGGAAAGGCAGCAAGCTTCACATCAAGAAATATGGGTAAGAATGATTTGTGGATAGCGGCAACTGCTTCCACTTTGAATTTGGAGTTGATAACCACCGATAAAGATTTCGACCATCTTAATGAAGAGTATTTCCAATTGAAGAGGATTGACTTATCAGAATATTCTAATGAAAAAGATTGA
- a CDS encoding caspase family protein, giving the protein MAAKTKSQDTLPDLYALFVGINKYPSLPADNQLEGCVNDVELVRGLLGESFMQAKFGNIHIHKPILDAEATKSNIVGAFRSHLRKAEKGDFALFFFSGHGIREKTSIEAFQEEEVDTNIGGIICTDFRGPGKKDPDDTVLCDKEFRYLIRELAEDENGNPKANVIALFDCCHSGSNTRSVTTEKIPAKARQVMRQALPERKWDGFIFHDNPAIQKMVKQDKLLDEILPQGQHIMLAACLEVELAWEAGTSQSNGAFTQALTEVVKQHQGNITYHDLYTRILNRLRFYYQKGSYHDQRQTPQFYINTRQPNDRYKVFLSNQRASQTGDCTLEEAENEWRISLGALHGVPPDSREQGIAAVVFPLRDRKKRREAKILKVFPMHSVVEFPKGLDKSEGPFLGNVEGLAIPRLRIFLSGEKEGVDLAQQELSKRLESAKRRLFELANDEGKANYVLNAEDGKFRYHLPFEPARPIIRATPYLNDKGKPDTDRAEEVFNNFNQISEWNFLKNLNHFSAKVPPNRKGETTMYPVELRLYEYIGNGKERRIMPADNKFTFELSEDKPNIWIRFELKNFSSELLHTSLVYMPYNFGFFADEKACFLRAPQVIIQENEKLYSRKFTRQQPSGNDNGKDYLRLSVDQYTKDYNLQVEQNFLKFLTSKTPFEIKALHMEPLPLPDEEVKKTRGFDFDEDEEPEFPEFEWEVRTYELIISNPEFVPGG; this is encoded by the coding sequence ATGGCAGCCAAAACCAAATCCCAAGACACCTTGCCGGACCTCTACGCCCTGTTCGTAGGCATCAATAAATACCCCAGCCTGCCCGCCGACAATCAACTGGAAGGTTGCGTGAATGACGTAGAACTGGTCCGGGGCCTGCTCGGGGAAAGCTTCATGCAGGCGAAGTTCGGGAATATCCACATCCACAAACCCATCCTGGATGCGGAAGCGACGAAAAGCAACATCGTCGGCGCTTTCCGTAGCCACCTGAGAAAGGCAGAAAAAGGAGATTTTGCCCTCTTTTTCTTTTCCGGCCACGGCATCCGCGAAAAGACCAGCATCGAGGCCTTCCAGGAAGAGGAGGTCGACACCAACATCGGCGGCATCATCTGCACCGATTTCCGGGGCCCAGGCAAAAAAGACCCGGACGATACCGTGTTGTGCGACAAGGAATTCCGCTATCTCATACGGGAGCTGGCCGAAGATGAGAATGGAAACCCCAAAGCCAACGTCATTGCGCTGTTCGACTGTTGCCACTCCGGTTCCAATACCCGCTCGGTGACTACGGAAAAAATTCCGGCCAAAGCCCGGCAGGTCATGCGGCAGGCCCTTCCGGAAAGAAAGTGGGATGGGTTCATCTTCCACGACAATCCCGCCATTCAGAAAATGGTGAAACAGGACAAGCTGCTCGACGAAATCCTGCCCCAGGGGCAACACATCATGCTGGCGGCCTGCCTGGAGGTGGAACTGGCCTGGGAAGCGGGCACATCCCAAAGCAATGGCGCCTTCACCCAAGCCCTCACCGAAGTGGTGAAGCAGCACCAGGGAAACATCACCTACCACGACCTTTATACCCGCATCCTCAACCGCCTGCGCTTTTACTACCAGAAAGGGAGCTATCACGATCAGCGGCAAACGCCTCAGTTCTACATCAATACCCGACAGCCCAACGACCGGTATAAGGTCTTCCTCTCCAACCAGCGTGCTAGCCAGACCGGCGACTGCACGCTGGAAGAGGCGGAAAACGAGTGGCGCATCAGCCTGGGAGCCCTGCACGGCGTGCCGCCCGACAGCAGGGAGCAGGGGATTGCCGCCGTCGTCTTCCCTCTCAGGGACCGCAAGAAGCGCAGGGAAGCCAAAATACTGAAGGTTTTCCCCATGCATTCGGTTGTCGAATTCCCTAAGGGGCTGGATAAGTCCGAAGGGCCGTTCCTCGGCAATGTCGAAGGCCTGGCCATACCCAGGCTACGGATATTCCTTTCCGGCGAGAAAGAAGGGGTGGATTTGGCGCAACAAGAACTCAGCAAAAGGCTGGAAAGCGCCAAACGGCGGCTGTTTGAGCTGGCAAATGACGAAGGCAAGGCCAACTATGTGCTCAACGCTGAGGATGGAAAGTTCCGATACCATCTTCCCTTCGAGCCCGCCCGCCCCATCATCCGGGCCACGCCTTATCTCAACGATAAGGGCAAGCCCGATACGGATAGGGCCGAAGAGGTGTTCAACAATTTCAACCAGATTTCGGAGTGGAATTTCCTGAAAAACCTCAACCACTTTTCCGCAAAAGTACCTCCCAACCGGAAGGGAGAGACCACCATGTACCCTGTAGAACTGCGCCTGTACGAATACATCGGCAACGGAAAGGAACGGCGGATCATGCCCGCCGACAATAAATTTACCTTCGAACTCAGCGAAGACAAGCCCAATATCTGGATTCGTTTTGAACTGAAGAACTTTAGCTCCGAACTGCTGCACACCAGCCTGGTGTACATGCCCTACAACTTCGGCTTCTTTGCGGATGAGAAAGCCTGCTTCCTGCGGGCGCCGCAGGTCATCATCCAGGAAAATGAGAAGCTGTATTCCCGAAAATTCACCCGCCAGCAACCCTCCGGCAATGACAACGGCAAAGACTACCTGCGGCTGAGCGTAGACCAATATACCAAAGACTACAACCTTCAGGTGGAGCAGAACTTCCTCAAATTCCTGACCAGCAAGACGCCCTTCGAGATCAAGGCCCTGCACATGGAGCCGCTGCCCTTGCCGGATGAGGAGGTGAAAAAAACCCGGGGCTTTGACTTTGATGAGGATGAGGAACCGGAATTTCCGGAGTTTGAGTGGGAGGTGCGGACGTATGAGTTGATCATAAGCAATCCGGAGTTTGTGCCGGGGGGGTGA
- a CDS encoding T9SS type A sorting domain-containing protein, whose protein sequence is MHKQLFSALLMGALLLAGTALMAQPGRDGHHPPGRQHRPMFSFDQLMDMQSELQLTEDQMSRLGELKTSFDQELQELKGQDFESREDHHQAFQTQATKYKGELDKVLTQEQLAKIEAMKARHKEQMEKVDKEGLHQEMKAYQEKNIQPVMLQQRAKLEKKISAEDKELIAELRAKFEANRREMEQLKQNPEHNREDFQALRESHKGEHEALKGLVEKYNEDIDALLAEVKGQQEQWHKDMRAIHEKYAPGKEEGRGKEKWGKSEKGKGEKGKGDRQMRHAGPGSHPGMHPYGKEMRKGHFLLLDPNAPAEAPAKAAVTANVNVYPNPAANRMTLEYTLLQAGNVRIELRDKEGNLVKVVEESKKTAGDYSLPVDATSLQDGVYYLTIVSQGQRTAQKVVVAKQ, encoded by the coding sequence ATGCATAAGCAATTATTCTCCGCCCTGCTGATGGGCGCCCTTCTTTTGGCAGGCACTGCCCTGATGGCCCAACCCGGGCGCGATGGCCACCATCCGCCAGGCAGGCAGCACCGGCCGATGTTTTCCTTCGACCAGTTGATGGACATGCAAAGCGAGCTACAGCTCACGGAGGATCAGATGAGCCGGCTCGGCGAATTGAAAACGTCCTTCGACCAGGAACTCCAGGAACTTAAAGGCCAGGACTTCGAATCACGGGAAGATCATCACCAAGCCTTCCAAACGCAGGCAACCAAGTATAAGGGAGAACTCGACAAGGTGCTCACCCAGGAACAACTGGCCAAAATAGAGGCCATGAAAGCCCGCCACAAGGAACAAATGGAAAAAGTGGACAAGGAGGGCCTGCACCAGGAAATGAAAGCCTACCAGGAAAAGAACATACAACCCGTCATGCTTCAGCAGCGCGCCAAACTCGAAAAGAAGATCAGCGCCGAAGACAAGGAACTGATCGCTGAGCTGCGCGCCAAATTTGAGGCCAACCGCCGGGAAATGGAACAGCTCAAGCAGAACCCGGAACACAACCGGGAGGATTTCCAGGCCCTGCGCGAAAGCCATAAAGGAGAGCACGAAGCCCTCAAAGGCCTGGTGGAAAAGTACAACGAAGACATCGACGCTCTGCTGGCGGAAGTGAAAGGCCAGCAGGAGCAATGGCACAAAGACATGCGGGCCATTCACGAAAAATATGCTCCCGGAAAGGAAGAAGGAAGAGGCAAAGAGAAATGGGGCAAAAGTGAAAAGGGGAAAGGCGAAAAGGGGAAAGGCGACAGGCAAATGCGCCATGCAGGCCCCGGCTCGCATCCGGGCATGCACCCTTACGGCAAGGAAATGCGCAAAGGCCACTTCCTGCTGCTCGACCCCAATGCCCCCGCTGAGGCGCCGGCTAAAGCAGCCGTCACCGCAAATGTCAACGTCTATCCCAACCCGGCCGCCAACCGGATGACGCTGGAATACACCCTGCTGCAAGCCGGCAACGTGCGCATCGAACTGCGCGACAAGGAGGGCAACCTGGTCAAAGTGGTGGAAGAAAGCAAAAAAACGGCCGGCGACTACAGCCTGCCGGTTGACGCCACTTCCCTGCAAGACGGCGTTTATTACCTAACAATCGTCAGCCAGGGGCAGCGTACGGCTCAGAAGGTGGTAGTGGCTAAGCAATAA